The sequence GAGCAGCGTGATGACCTGTCGTGCCCCAGTGCAGCCCAATGGGTGCCCTAAGGCCACTGCACCGCCCAGAGGGTTCACCTTCTCAGAGGGGAGTCGTAGCTTCTCCACACAGTAGGCAGCCTGGAAGGAGGCAGATCATCAGCTACAGCCCTCTTACCCCTCCCCTGCACCACTTGCCTGCTCACTCCACCTCGGCTGTCCAGGGCCAAGGCAACATTGAGAAACAAGGGCTCACCTGGCTTGCAAAGGCCTCATTGATCTCAAAGATGTCCACGTCACTCACTGTCAGCCCTGCAGGCAAGGTAGAGACCTGAACTGACACACTGGCCATCTGCCTCCCCTGGGACCCGCCCCATCCACGGGCCTACAGGCTGCCTGGTATGTGTCTCTTCCAAAAGGGTGAGCCAGTCTCAGCTGTGGGGTCAGGAAGGGCTTGGAGTATGGGACACTAGCCTGCCCCACCTCCACTCTGCAGCACCCACAGGACCACCCTCATGCCCCTGGCAACAGCATGCAGGGCAGCTGCAGGATCCAGGTGGGACCCAGCTACGATGTGAAGGAGCCACCTTACCTGCTTTTTGCAAAGCTATAGGGATGGCGTAGGCAGGTCCGATGCCCATGATATCAGGTGGGACCCCAACCACTGCATAGGATCTCAGGACCCCAAGGATGGGAAGGCCCAACTCTTCTGCCTTGGACCTCCGGGCCAGCAGGATGGCAGCTGCCCCATCACTCACTTGGCTAGAGTTTCCTAGGGGCAAATTGTTGGGGTAAGAAGGCATCAGGGTGGGGCTGAGGAGATCCCAGCCCTCCCACTTCTACTTTGCAGAGGGGTCTATTCCAGGTTCCCAGAGTACAGCACCCAGCATGGCCATGGCCTCCTTTCTCACACCCGCACCCCAGACCAGTCTCACCAGCTGTGGTAGAACCGTCCTTCTTGAAGGCAGGCTTCAGTTTGGCCAGGCCCTCCATGGTGGTGCTGGGGCGGATACCCTCATCCTGGGTCACAGTGATGCTCCTCTTGGTGCCCTTGTCATCATGGACCGTGGTGgtcactggcacaatctcagcttggAAACAGCCCTTGCTCTGGGCTCTTGCTGCCCTGCCAGCACCATGGACAGCCAGGCTCAGCTCCCTTAGGGTTATCTTCCCCCCTGCCCCCAACCTCTATCCATTTGGGTAGATGCAAGCTTAGGCTGCTAAATTCAGGGACATGCTGGACTTTGGGGGAGCTCTGAGGGCACGGCCAAGGCCTTACAGGGCCTACTTCACCATCAGCCCTAGACCTCCAGATCGTGGCCAATCCCAGCCTCAAAAGGGGCAAGGGTGTTTGGAGGTGGTGCCTCCACTTAGAGCCCTTTGTCTGAGAGGGACTAAGCCTGCTTGGCTCTCTCTGCTAAACTGAGGATGGAACCCCAGAAATATTTGTGCTGGGTTCTGCCAACTTTTCTGCTCAAACTCAACAGTTTGATGTCATCTACTCCCCAGTTTCCACCTATTTAAAGTGACATATACTAAACTactcatgtattttttatttaagcaGTTTTAAAGCACAAGGTATTTAAGGGTGACATGCAAACATGTGCAGCATATTAAGTGCCCAGGGACATTCCAGTGGAAGGAATCTAAGGCTTCCAACACATTTTCAAATGGTTATGTGACCCAAAGTGGCTAAGAATCACTGCCTCAGGGAAGCCAACCTGACCCAGATACCACTCCTGCTTTTGCTGTCCTCTCTCTGGACAGGCCGGACTTGCCAATCTTAACCTGCCTGAGCCCCTGGGGTTTCTCTGATATCATCCCCAGTTCTTGCCTTAGGATGCTGCCACAGACCCAGCATGGTCCAGAAGCTAGGATGCCAGGGTCCCTAATATTCCTGGCCCCACACTCCAGGATTGGACTCCCACAATGTCCAATCTGCAAACCACAGCCAGAAAAgcacagagggggaaactgaggcctagctAGGGCAAAGTCAGGGTGAACAGACAGTAATAGAACCTAGAAGTACTACCAACTCACAGTGGCCCTGACACTTCCCACTTCCCACCCCCAACCTGGGTGGCACGAGGCCTGGAAAGCACTCACTGCCCAGTGGTAACTACAAAACGGTGCCACTTCAGACCACTTAGGATAGACTCACAACCTCACTCTCCAGCCCTTTAAACATTCCTCCCCAAGCAGTACTCACTTCTGCTGGGAAGCCAGAGCAAAGGTATCCTGCTTCTCCCGTGAAATGCCAAACCGCTCAGCCACATTCTCAGAGGTTATCCTAGAACA is a genomic window of Macaca mulatta isolate MMU2019108-1 chromosome 2, T2T-MMU8v2.0, whole genome shotgun sequence containing:
- the ACAA1 gene encoding 3-ketoacyl-CoA thiolase, peroxisomal isoform X5; translation: MTAVLKDVNLRPEELGDICVGNVLQPGAGAIMARIAQFLSDIPETVPLSTVNRQCSSGLQAVASIAGGIRNGSYDIGMACGVESMSLADRGNPGNITSRLMEKEKARDCLIPMGITSENVAERFGISREKQDTFALASQQKAARAQSKGCFQAEIVPVTTTVHDDKGTKRSITVTQDEGIRPSTTMEGLAKLKPAFKKDGSTTAGNSSQVSDGAAAILLARRSKAEELGLPILGVLRSYAVVGVPPDIMGIGPAYAIPIALQKAGLTVSDVDIFEINEAFASQAAYCVEKLRLPSEKVNPLGGAVALGHPLGCTGARQVITLLNELKRRGKRAYGVVSMCIGTGMGAAAVFEYPGN
- the ACAA1 gene encoding 3-ketoacyl-CoA thiolase, peroxisomal isoform X2, whose protein sequence is MQRLQVVLGHLTGRPDSGWMPQAAPCLSGAPQASAADVVVVHGRRTAICRAGRGGFKDTTPDELLSAVMTAVLKDVNLRPEELGDICVGNVLQPGAGAIMARIAQFLSDIPETVPLSTVNRQCSSGLQAVASIAGGIRNGSYDIGMACGITSENVAERFGISREKQDTFALASQQKAARAQSKGCFQAEIVPVTTTVHDDKGTKRSITVTQDEGIRPSTTMEGLAKLKPAFKKDGSTTAGNSSQVSDGAAAILLARRSKAEELGLPILGVLRSYAVVGVPPDIMGIGPAYAIPIALQKAGLTVSDVDIFEINEAFASQAAYCVEKLRLPSEKVNPLGGAVALGHPLGCTGARQVITLLNELKRRGKRAYGVVSMCIGTGMGAAAVFEYPGN